From one Leptospira noumeaensis genomic stretch:
- a CDS encoding ornithine carbamoyltransferase: protein MSQVKHLISWQDWSDGEIQELLEFAVYVKKNRVYFSGHMAGRSLAMLFQKTSTRTRVSFEAGMTELGGHAIFLDWMASNFLLSDIDFEGKYLSSNVAVIMARLKKHEDLLVLKSGSTVPVINGCCNLFHPCQSLADILTIVMDSPNDWQKKNLCYIGVHNNVANSLIEITAALGIHLTLVTPIASDESIVKASIDRAKKKATISWETDVKKAVSNADYVYTDTWVDMEFFNDPKFQKEKEERIQLMMPYQVNAELLKNTKAKVMHDMPIHAGYEITRDMVQSERSIIFTQAENRLDAQKAIIIKLLENHS, encoded by the coding sequence ATGTCCCAGGTTAAACATTTGATATCTTGGCAAGATTGGAGTGATGGAGAGATCCAAGAACTTCTTGAATTTGCCGTTTATGTAAAGAAAAATCGAGTTTATTTTTCCGGACATATGGCCGGTCGTTCCCTTGCCATGTTATTCCAAAAAACATCTACAAGAACTCGGGTTTCCTTTGAAGCTGGGATGACTGAACTTGGAGGACATGCCATATTTTTGGATTGGATGGCATCCAATTTTCTTTTATCTGATATTGATTTTGAAGGCAAATATTTATCCAGCAACGTGGCCGTCATCATGGCTCGACTCAAAAAACACGAAGACCTACTCGTTTTAAAATCAGGATCAACAGTTCCTGTAATCAATGGATGTTGTAATTTATTTCACCCCTGCCAATCACTTGCTGATATACTTACTATTGTTATGGACTCACCTAATGACTGGCAAAAGAAAAACTTATGTTATATTGGTGTTCATAATAATGTTGCGAACTCTTTAATTGAAATAACAGCTGCTCTTGGAATTCACCTAACACTAGTAACACCTATTGCTTCGGATGAATCAATCGTTAAAGCATCCATTGATAGAGCAAAGAAAAAAGCAACTATCTCCTGGGAGACGGATGTCAAAAAGGCTGTATCCAATGCAGACTATGTTTACACAGATACCTGGGTAGATATGGAATTCTTCAACGATCCAAAATTTCAAAAAGAAAAAGAAGAAAGAATTCAGTTGATGATGCCATACCAGGTAAATGCAGAACTTTTAAAAAACACGAAAGCAAAAGTAATGCACGATATGCCCATCCATGCAGGTTATGAAATTACTAGAGATATGGTACAAAGTGAACGTTCGATTATTTTCACACAGGCTGAAAATCGCTTAGATGCTCAAAAAGCAATCATAATCAAATTACTAGAAAACCATAGTTAA
- a CDS encoding proton-conducting transporter membrane subunit produces MLEDEKKSIFRSILVGISALLPLCIFLSSNYDILSVDFPILVGLVIQAYIGFSSFMLVQSYEPKEKNKVTVGYIIFWSALGVCYLSGKSLILPIALEVTSFSTILIYSGTEFGKKQIESLGSLLLASGIAALFLSAWVMLPDGDPIGILLLLIGLLIKSGFSGFHLWIPKVNEGGPSHALGSFAGVLEVFPLLLFYRYVLPNQLDPIIYQILFPLAALGIFFGGITSFFHKDPKISLAYSSVESINFLWLCLIIAGMFQFSIDSELMNLSNSFRILFFLSLFHHCFSKTFQLFSIGMVARLKNSSSSDELKGIGRLLGISPLLAGAGTFSYAVLPGTLGFVSEATYFYLNARILDLPIGRSVFLLPSMIFIFFGIVLGGFAHIKLFMSLFLSTPSKDINIQPFGPKQRAWVTISLFSLALVIFIFPLVLPYFVRLPMLSPFVDKMLNEWFWTISIVSYITIGVIFSFRIFDFYQLKKNGIPKTKNWDCGGGYSGHELSIPTTVFSEPLRNSLGRYFLNKLGESKVDTFLIKGITYFFTLGTRFVSATNHPKDEDVSKYLAISSMFLIFIFSLLILGDFGGL; encoded by the coding sequence ATGTTAGAAGATGAAAAAAAATCAATCTTCCGGTCAATTTTGGTGGGTATTTCCGCTCTGTTACCCTTATGTATATTCTTATCTTCTAATTATGATATATTGTCCGTAGATTTCCCAATTTTAGTTGGACTTGTCATTCAGGCCTATATTGGATTTTCTTCCTTTATGTTGGTTCAGTCGTATGAGCCGAAAGAAAAAAACAAAGTCACTGTCGGTTATATTATTTTTTGGTCTGCCTTAGGTGTGTGTTATTTATCAGGCAAATCTCTCATCCTTCCTATTGCTTTGGAAGTAACTTCGTTTTCTACCATTCTCATTTATTCGGGCACTGAATTTGGAAAAAAACAAATTGAAAGTTTAGGTTCTTTGTTACTGGCTTCAGGTATAGCTGCTTTATTTCTCTCCGCCTGGGTTATGTTACCCGATGGTGATCCCATTGGAATTTTACTTTTGTTGATTGGACTTTTGATTAAGTCTGGTTTCTCCGGTTTTCATTTATGGATACCAAAGGTAAATGAAGGTGGTCCTTCCCATGCTTTGGGATCCTTTGCTGGAGTTTTGGAAGTTTTCCCCTTGTTACTTTTTTATCGTTATGTTTTACCAAACCAATTGGATCCCATCATTTATCAGATTTTGTTTCCGCTTGCTGCTCTTGGGATATTTTTTGGAGGGATCACTAGTTTCTTTCATAAAGATCCAAAAATATCACTCGCATATAGTTCCGTGGAATCCATAAACTTTCTTTGGCTCTGTCTTATCATCGCTGGAATGTTTCAATTTTCCATTGATTCTGAGCTCATGAATTTAAGTAATTCCTTTCGAATTTTATTTTTCCTAAGTTTATTCCATCACTGTTTTTCAAAAACCTTTCAATTGTTTTCTATTGGAATGGTCGCCCGATTAAAAAACTCGAGTTCTAGTGATGAATTAAAAGGAATTGGTAGGTTACTGGGTATTTCACCATTGTTAGCTGGTGCCGGTACTTTTAGTTATGCAGTCCTTCCTGGGACATTGGGATTTGTTTCAGAAGCAACTTACTTCTATCTCAATGCTCGGATTTTAGATCTACCGATTGGACGTTCTGTATTTTTACTCCCTTCTATGATTTTTATTTTCTTTGGAATTGTTCTGGGTGGATTTGCTCATATCAAGTTGTTTATGAGTTTGTTTTTGTCGACTCCAAGTAAGGACATCAATATCCAACCCTTTGGTCCAAAACAAAGGGCATGGGTAACTATTTCTTTATTTAGTTTGGCCCTAGTGATCTTTATTTTTCCACTGGTATTACCCTATTTTGTTCGATTGCCTATGTTAAGTCCGTTCGTAGACAAAATGTTAAACGAATGGTTTTGGACAATTTCCATAGTGTCTTATATTACTATTGGTGTTATATTTAGCTTTCGAATTTTTGATTTTTACCAACTTAAAAAGAATGGAATACCAAAAACAAAAAATTGGGACTGTGGTGGGGGATACAGCGGTCATGAACTTTCGATTCCAACCACAGTCTTTTCGGAACCTTTACGAAATTCTCTAGGTCGTTATTTTTTAAATAAACTTGGGGAATCCAAGGTAGATACATTTTTAATCAAGGGGATCACTTATTTTTTTACTCTCGGAACCAGATTTGTTTCAGCAACAAACCATCCGAAAGATGAAGATGTGAGTAAATACTTGGCTATTTCTTCTATGTTTTTAATTTTTATATTTTCACTTTTGATATTAGGTGATTTTGGGGGTTTATAG
- a CDS encoding TetR/AcrR family transcriptional regulator: METMIMRMPLRERKKQAIQNSVLQAAKQLFREKGYTAVTVSEIADYADISVKTLFTYFRSKEDLAFQDEILFCNELIQCLLGRKEEDSIFEAFKHFLWNLIQSIDPEELVDSLPGFHPWMDSPELEQRYLLLWEHYELRLADALQLERGTIEFNPILRVVAGQMVSVLRILGSKAFKEYLKPIPIALRHRALEKWLLGSLEMISGIQGYSQLMKIH; encoded by the coding sequence ATGGAAACGATGATCATGAGAATGCCGTTACGAGAACGTAAGAAACAAGCGATTCAGAACTCTGTTTTACAAGCTGCAAAACAGTTATTTCGGGAAAAAGGATACACAGCAGTTACCGTTTCCGAAATTGCTGATTACGCCGATATCTCTGTGAAAACACTATTTACCTACTTTCGATCGAAGGAAGACCTAGCATTCCAAGACGAAATACTATTTTGTAATGAGTTGATCCAATGCCTACTGGGACGGAAGGAAGAAGATTCAATTTTCGAAGCCTTCAAACACTTCCTTTGGAATTTGATCCAATCGATCGATCCAGAGGAATTAGTGGATTCGCTTCCCGGTTTCCATCCTTGGATGGACAGCCCAGAATTAGAACAAAGGTATTTATTGCTTTGGGAGCACTACGAACTGAGATTAGCAGACGCCCTGCAATTAGAAAGGGGAACCATTGAATTTAATCCTATTCTTAGAGTGGTAGCAGGCCAAATGGTCTCTGTACTGCGGATATTAGGTTCGAAGGCTTTTAAGGAGTATCTAAAACCAATACCGATCGCTCTCAGACACCGTGCTTTAGAAAAATGGTTACTTGGATCCCTCGAAATGATATCGGGAATCCAAGGTTATTCACAATTAATGAAAATTCATTAA
- the pyrE gene encoding orotate phosphoribosyltransferase, whose translation MSQKYREQLFVWMKSYAYRYSETSFKLASGLESNHYFNCKEVTLHPERLAILAECFVEEIIPKLGIEFQAVGGLTLGADPLAYSIALSYQRKGKLIYPLVVRKEAKGHGTGQQIEGFWKEVKSCLVLDDVITTGGSTLKAVQVLREAGISVTKGICILNREEGGAENLEKSGIQMESIFRKSEFF comes from the coding sequence ATGTCCCAAAAGTACCGCGAACAACTCTTCGTTTGGATGAAATCATACGCTTACCGCTATTCTGAGACCAGTTTTAAGCTGGCGAGTGGGTTAGAATCTAACCATTATTTCAATTGTAAGGAAGTCACTCTCCATCCAGAACGCCTTGCCATTTTGGCTGAGTGTTTTGTTGAGGAAATCATTCCTAAACTGGGTATTGAATTCCAAGCCGTCGGAGGACTCACTCTCGGTGCGGATCCACTAGCATACTCTATCGCTTTATCATACCAGAGGAAAGGGAAACTCATTTACCCTTTGGTGGTTCGAAAAGAGGCAAAGGGTCATGGGACTGGCCAACAAATCGAAGGATTCTGGAAAGAAGTAAAGTCTTGTTTGGTTCTAGATGATGTAATTACTACTGGTGGATCCACTTTGAAAGCAGTCCAAGTGTTGAGAGAGGCTGGAATTTCTGTGACTAAAGGAATCTGTATTTTAAACCGCGAAGAAGGTGGTGCAGAGAATTTAGAAAAATCAGGAATCCAAATGGAGTCTATCTTTCGCAAAAGTGAGTTTTTCTAA
- a CDS encoding ABC transporter permease, with product MKEVYYSFIFGYFKNHFPKIMLSILGISLGIALFVSTQINAWRAEQTVVDQMIGYSSKDFIGRYVANNQTEGATDRFLKTLESVTPEEINLEPEFQSKGILSLTNNQIISIPVIGKDILLSGTIIDTENKMGKFPKYLISQTLADKIQFLGGKASISICSSDLTLQKDDFLVLPAEGLFIVMDIVRLQSLCHLSSQLTSIRLTKTGKTISTSTLIPVVSEQWVYESKETLIERAGLALGSLKINLTIVSLVSVLISFFMVSNMFTGLFLARKHEFGILLSIGSNKTTNFMLFLSQAMIIGFFGGLLGIVFGIFIANTNLISTVNTVTDANQIQSYRNIPISIIFIGFIISICGSIIASIYNSYKTFQILPIDLIRERETEENLTILGFSKTKILYLSLLTIPLGFGLGLIRFAKQMAPGMIGVGFVILGFVLLIFLSIPICIKLLDRILSKFNVSPSIEIGLKELATEPWKYGLTASTIMLATSLVFTLTCLTDSYEKSLVRWVDEENKSDYSLINEKKLNTGESGVPVFVFEEMEKDPNFFKVEPFYIDSKFVVNGKYYTLHVLSFPPSYDKNQLIVSKNLCFLDHICTGDSITISTNFNSLVSIKIQDEKEHFFSERGTIMMDYSFFRKNYHTKFLSSIRIFKNKNQSEEETIQNLQKISNKYDLKYINLTELKKIYLDGMNQVFSILDTLKISALFISILALSTSLIYFIKEKSKILAGLKAIGMDSFQIFQLIYSQALFLVTLGFFAGVLNSLILSPIVIFGINRNAFGWILNFQYPIHFVVKLPILIPLINVLICLIPFYFLERMRISKELKYE from the coding sequence ATGAAAGAGGTATATTATTCTTTTATTTTTGGTTATTTCAAAAACCATTTTCCTAAAATCATGTTATCAATCCTTGGTATTAGCCTAGGAATTGCACTGTTTGTCAGCACACAAATCAATGCTTGGAGAGCCGAACAGACAGTCGTTGACCAAATGATTGGGTATTCTTCGAAAGATTTCATTGGAAGGTATGTGGCAAACAACCAAACCGAGGGGGCGACGGATCGTTTTCTAAAAACACTTGAATCCGTAACACCAGAAGAAATCAATCTAGAACCAGAATTCCAATCTAAGGGAATTCTAAGTTTAACTAATAACCAAATCATTAGCATTCCAGTCATCGGAAAAGACATTCTACTTTCTGGAACTATTATCGATACAGAAAATAAAATGGGAAAATTTCCCAAATATTTAATTAGCCAAACTCTCGCAGACAAAATCCAATTTTTAGGAGGTAAAGCTTCCATATCTATTTGTTCCAGTGATCTTACCCTTCAAAAGGATGATTTTTTAGTCCTACCTGCCGAGGGTTTATTTATAGTAATGGATATTGTTAGACTCCAATCCCTCTGCCATCTTTCTTCACAGTTAACTTCCATTAGATTAACAAAAACTGGCAAAACCATTTCTACCTCTACCTTAATACCCGTCGTTTCCGAACAATGGGTTTATGAATCAAAAGAAACTTTAATTGAAAGGGCAGGACTAGCCTTAGGTTCTTTAAAAATAAACCTTACTATCGTATCTTTGGTCTCTGTTTTAATTTCATTTTTTATGGTTTCCAATATGTTTACGGGACTATTCCTCGCAAGAAAACATGAATTTGGAATTTTACTATCCATTGGATCCAACAAAACAACAAACTTTATGTTATTTTTGTCGCAAGCCATGATCATTGGTTTTTTTGGTGGACTCCTAGGAATTGTGTTTGGAATTTTTATTGCAAACACAAACCTAATCTCCACTGTTAATACAGTAACAGACGCTAACCAAATTCAATCTTACAGAAATATACCAATCTCCATTATTTTTATAGGATTTATCATTTCAATTTGCGGATCAATCATCGCATCTATTTACAATTCCTACAAAACATTTCAAATCCTTCCCATTGACCTCATTCGAGAAAGAGAAACAGAAGAAAACTTAACAATTTTAGGTTTTTCGAAAACAAAAATTTTATACCTCTCTTTACTTACGATTCCTTTAGGCTTTGGTTTAGGATTGATTCGTTTTGCAAAACAAATGGCTCCAGGAATGATTGGAGTTGGGTTCGTCATCCTTGGATTTGTTTTACTTATTTTTCTATCAATCCCCATTTGTATAAAATTATTAGATAGAATTCTTTCGAAATTCAATGTTTCCCCTAGTATTGAAATTGGGTTAAAAGAATTGGCAACGGAACCATGGAAGTATGGACTCACAGCCTCTACGATCATGCTTGCAACCTCCCTTGTTTTTACCTTAACTTGTCTAACCGATAGTTACGAGAAGTCTCTTGTTCGCTGGGTGGACGAAGAAAACAAATCCGATTATTCCTTAATCAATGAAAAGAAATTGAATACGGGAGAGTCAGGTGTTCCTGTTTTCGTTTTTGAAGAGATGGAAAAAGATCCAAATTTTTTCAAAGTAGAACCATTCTACATTGATTCTAAGTTCGTGGTGAATGGAAAATACTACACTTTACATGTATTATCCTTTCCTCCGTCCTATGATAAAAACCAATTGATTGTATCAAAAAATTTATGTTTTTTGGATCATATTTGCACCGGAGATTCAATAACCATCAGTACAAATTTTAATTCACTTGTTTCCATAAAAATCCAAGATGAAAAAGAACATTTTTTTTCAGAAAGAGGAACTATCATGATGGATTATTCCTTTTTTCGAAAAAACTATCATACAAAATTTTTAAGTTCCATTCGAATATTTAAAAACAAAAATCAGAGTGAGGAGGAAACCATTCAAAACCTTCAAAAAATATCTAACAAATATGATTTAAAATACATAAATTTAACCGAACTAAAAAAAATCTATTTAGATGGAATGAACCAAGTGTTTTCCATTTTAGATACATTAAAAATTTCAGCACTATTCATTTCAATACTTGCCCTCTCTACCTCACTCATTTATTTTATCAAAGAAAAATCAAAAATTCTGGCAGGCCTAAAAGCAATTGGAATGGACTCATTCCAAATATTTCAACTGATATATTCCCAAGCCCTCTTCCTAGTTACCCTTGGATTTTTTGCCGGTGTTTTAAATAGCCTCATTCTCTCCCCTATTGTCATTTTTGGAATCAATCGAAATGCATTTGGATGGATACTTAATTTCCAATACCCAATCCACTTTGTAGTAAAACTCCCGATACTAATCCCTCTCATTAATGTCCTCATTTGCCTCATACCATTTTATTTTCTAGAACGAATGAGAATTTCAAAAGAATTGAAATATGAATAA
- a CDS encoding cytochrome-c peroxidase, protein MLKQIFTPFLLSLLFLSFANCGPSQETKDLQVKAKQIIGALPAKMPGSENDTEELISLGKKLYFEKKLSLNETQSCNSCHNIEGKAAGVDNLSTSPGAFGKNGDRNSPTVLNAGFHFVQFWDGRAADLKAQAKGPILNPVEMAMPSEKEVLKRMNEDADYPGLFAKAFPNEKTPVTYENLAGAIAAFERTFVTSSRFDDFINGDHKSISKEEQEGFKSFLAAGCTSCHSGNLLGGNSYRKIGQVNEYKTADLGLYNVTKKVEDKFFFKVPSLRNIALTGPYFHDGAVQTLEEAVKKMAFHQLGLDLSDEETKKIVLFLGTLSDKSRVD, encoded by the coding sequence ATGCTCAAACAAATATTTACACCTTTTCTTCTTTCCCTTCTCTTCCTATCATTCGCAAATTGCGGGCCTTCTCAGGAAACCAAAGATTTGCAAGTGAAAGCAAAACAAATCATTGGTGCGTTACCGGCAAAAATGCCTGGGTCTGAAAACGATACTGAAGAACTAATTTCCCTTGGGAAAAAACTATATTTTGAGAAGAAATTATCCCTAAACGAAACTCAATCTTGTAACTCTTGTCACAACATTGAGGGCAAGGCTGCCGGTGTGGATAACCTTTCCACTTCTCCAGGTGCCTTTGGAAAAAATGGAGATAGAAATTCTCCTACGGTTCTAAATGCAGGATTTCATTTTGTTCAATTTTGGGATGGTCGAGCTGCAGATTTGAAAGCACAGGCGAAAGGGCCTATCTTGAACCCTGTAGAAATGGCAATGCCTTCCGAGAAAGAAGTTTTAAAGCGAATGAACGAAGATGCAGATTACCCAGGATTGTTTGCAAAAGCTTTCCCGAATGAAAAAACTCCAGTGACTTACGAAAATTTGGCTGGGGCAATTGCTGCCTTTGAAAGAACTTTTGTGACATCTTCTCGATTTGATGATTTTATCAACGGTGACCATAAAAGTATTTCCAAAGAAGAACAAGAAGGATTCAAAAGTTTTCTAGCAGCTGGTTGTACATCTTGTCATTCAGGCAATTTACTCGGTGGGAACTCTTATAGAAAGATTGGCCAAGTGAATGAATACAAAACGGCTGACCTTGGACTCTATAATGTAACCAAAAAAGTAGAAGATAAGTTTTTCTTTAAGGTGCCTAGCCTTCGAAACATCGCTCTCACTGGCCCATACTTTCATGATGGTGCGGTTCAAACTTTGGAGGAAGCCGTAAAAAAGATGGCTTTCCACCAACTTGGTTTGGATCTTTCTGATGAAGAGACCAAAAAAATAGTCCTCTTTCTCGGCACTTTATCTGATAAAAGTCGAGTGGATTAA
- a CDS encoding ABC transporter ATP-binding protein translates to MNTQKKELYSIPVIKMEHVNKTYNQGELTFPILNDISLEIAEKKLVTLMGPSGSGKSTLLNILSAIETADSGKIEVFGNQLSLATEKELTNYRRKTIGIVFQFFHLFPYLSALDNVALPLHLSGIPKSVAKKKANEVLSLVGLGHRKEFSPKEMSGGEKQRVSIARALVHEPKLILADEPTGNLDSLTSELIMKLFETCVKDLGISVFLVTHNEQIGESGDINLHLLDGKIQTK, encoded by the coding sequence GTGAACACTCAAAAAAAAGAATTATACTCAATTCCTGTCATCAAAATGGAACATGTAAACAAAACGTACAACCAAGGTGAACTTACCTTTCCCATTCTGAATGATATCTCTCTTGAAATCGCCGAAAAAAAACTAGTTACCTTAATGGGTCCATCCGGAAGTGGAAAGTCTACTTTACTGAACATTCTATCCGCCATCGAAACTGCCGATTCCGGCAAAATCGAAGTTTTTGGAAACCAATTATCCCTGGCAACAGAAAAGGAACTTACCAATTACAGACGAAAAACTATTGGAATAGTCTTTCAATTTTTTCATTTATTTCCTTATTTATCAGCATTGGATAATGTAGCTCTGCCCCTACATCTTTCTGGAATTCCAAAATCAGTGGCTAAGAAAAAAGCAAACGAAGTTCTTTCGTTAGTTGGGCTTGGCCACAGAAAAGAATTTTCTCCCAAAGAAATGTCGGGAGGCGAAAAACAAAGAGTGTCCATTGCCCGTGCCCTTGTCCACGAACCAAAACTCATTCTGGCAGATGAACCAACGGGGAACTTAGATTCTTTAACTTCGGAGCTGATTATGAAACTCTTTGAAACTTGTGTGAAAGACTTAGGTATATCGGTATTTCTTGTAACACACAATGAACAGATTGGCGAATCTGGGGACATCAACCTTCACCTGTTAGATGGTAAAATCCAAACCAAATGA
- a CDS encoding bacitracin resistance protein BacA, giving the protein MDPNDIYTPPGGPPPPSPNVKFLFEKWGEVAIRKLVSDFYDLVASSEIKWMFKGDWNLAKEKQADFLIQVLGGPSLYVEKWGPARMRMRHFVFPISEKERAVWFRCYDEALQKFDFDHDDKIDFLYFLDGFSGWMINRKDSVME; this is encoded by the coding sequence TTGGATCCGAATGATATTTACACTCCCCCCGGTGGACCACCTCCCCCTAGCCCGAACGTTAAATTTCTTTTTGAAAAATGGGGTGAGGTAGCAATTCGCAAACTTGTTTCTGATTTTTATGATCTGGTGGCGAGTTCGGAAATCAAATGGATGTTTAAAGGGGATTGGAATCTCGCAAAAGAGAAACAGGCAGATTTTTTAATCCAGGTGTTAGGTGGCCCTAGCTTGTACGTTGAAAAATGGGGCCCCGCTCGGATGCGAATGCGGCATTTTGTGTTCCCTATTTCTGAAAAGGAAAGGGCGGTTTGGTTTCGCTGTTATGATGAAGCCTTACAAAAGTTTGATTTTGATCATGATGATAAAATTGACTTTTTATATTTTTTAGACGGATTTAGCGGATGGATGATCAACCGTAAAGATTCTGTTATGGAATGA
- a CDS encoding NADH-quinone oxidoreductase subunit H yields MEITLYYLYLVILFLVLPFLLTGIIRKVRAYAQGRRGPKLIQFFWEVEKSLRKTTISHTNLSDFTHLAPRVALFSAMMVWTIVLFEWAPFILIPFFLALYRFAYVSFAMEGASSFGGMASGREILLSVMAEPTFILMILAAQSHIEISVSLQGAFIGLLFLSLSFVAILAELAKPPFDDPRTHLELTMVHEAMILEASGKQLGLFDLASSIKLSTLLVFLVKLALEHSKLFKNEVLDIYAREFLIAPIVILLAIILGFWESNSVRRKWTWIPEFMGLTFIAILILGTLVKLS; encoded by the coding sequence ATGGAAATAACATTATATTATCTCTATTTGGTCATTTTGTTTCTGGTGCTTCCATTTCTTCTAACAGGGATTATTCGAAAGGTAAGGGCTTATGCCCAGGGAAGACGTGGGCCAAAATTAATTCAATTTTTCTGGGAAGTGGAAAAATCATTAAGAAAAACTACAATCTCACACACTAATTTATCTGATTTTACCCATTTGGCTCCGAGAGTGGCGTTATTTTCAGCAATGATGGTTTGGACAATCGTACTTTTTGAATGGGCTCCCTTCATTTTAATTCCTTTTTTCCTAGCACTTTACCGGTTTGCTTATGTAAGTTTTGCGATGGAAGGGGCATCCTCTTTTGGAGGTATGGCATCTGGTCGCGAGATTTTACTTTCTGTTATGGCTGAGCCCACTTTTATTTTGATGATTCTTGCAGCCCAGTCTCATATTGAAATTTCCGTTAGTTTGCAAGGTGCATTCATTGGATTACTATTCCTCTCATTGTCTTTTGTTGCCATACTTGCTGAGCTCGCAAAACCTCCATTTGATGATCCTAGAACACATCTAGAATTAACAATGGTTCACGAAGCTATGATTTTAGAGGCTTCAGGAAAACAGTTAGGCCTTTTTGATTTGGCAAGTTCAATCAAACTATCAACTTTACTCGTTTTTTTGGTTAAGTTGGCGCTGGAACATTCAAAGTTATTTAAAAACGAAGTATTGGATATTTATGCTAGGGAGTTTTTGATCGCACCAATAGTGATCCTACTTGCGATCATTCTGGGGTTTTGGGAATCGAATAGTGTGAGAAGGAAATGGACTTGGATTCCTGAATTTATGGGCCTTACCTTCATCGCAATTTTGATATTGGGTACATTGGTTAAATTGTCTTAG
- a CDS encoding HpcH/HpaI aldolase/citrate lyase family protein, whose product MALTHPQSALFAGEKPFPIIPACEHFAGSEKLITKALELQNKLGGLFDITMDCEDGAQTGKEKEHAEMIVRIQNSELNKHKMSGVRIHDYTNEHWRGDVDIIVPGAGNVIAYITIPKPTKASQVKEQITYIQDACKKAGIKREIPIHVLIETHGALNEVFEIAALPWLQVLDFGLMDFISGHHGAIPASCMKSPGQFDHELLRRGKANLVAAALMNGVIPAHNVTLDLKNIYQTYADAKRAHDEFGFLRMWSIYPAQIQSILDAMAPNFAETLTACEILIKAQDAEWGPIQHDGDLHDRATYRYFWELVQKAKLTGQKLPEEVEKRFFSK is encoded by the coding sequence ATGGCACTGACTCACCCGCAATCCGCACTCTTTGCAGGAGAAAAACCTTTCCCTATCATCCCTGCTTGTGAACACTTCGCTGGATCTGAAAAACTCATCACGAAAGCTCTCGAGTTACAAAATAAACTCGGTGGACTTTTCGATATCACGATGGACTGCGAAGACGGTGCCCAAACTGGGAAAGAAAAAGAACACGCAGAAATGATTGTTCGCATTCAAAATTCTGAACTCAACAAACACAAAATGAGTGGTGTTCGTATTCATGATTATACTAACGAACATTGGCGCGGTGATGTTGATATCATTGTTCCAGGTGCAGGAAATGTAATTGCTTATATCACCATTCCAAAACCGACAAAAGCAAGTCAGGTAAAAGAACAAATCACTTACATCCAAGATGCTTGTAAAAAAGCAGGGATCAAACGCGAAATTCCAATCCACGTTTTGATTGAAACTCACGGTGCATTGAATGAAGTATTTGAAATTGCGGCTCTTCCTTGGTTACAAGTTTTGGATTTTGGTCTAATGGACTTTATTTCCGGACACCACGGTGCAATTCCAGCATCTTGTATGAAGTCTCCTGGTCAATTTGACCACGAACTCCTTCGCCGTGGAAAAGCAAACCTAGTGGCAGCTGCCCTTATGAATGGTGTGATTCCGGCTCATAACGTAACCCTAGATCTTAAAAATATCTACCAAACATACGCAGATGCGAAACGTGCACATGATGAATTCGGTTTCTTACGTATGTGGTCCATTTATCCTGCACAAATCCAATCGATTTTGGATGCAATGGCTCCTAACTTTGCTGAAACTCTCACTGCTTGTGAAATTCTCATCAAAGCTCAAGACGCGGAATGGGGACCAATCCAACATGACGGGGATTTACATGACCGTGCGACTTATCGTTATTTCTGGGAACTAGTCCAAAAAGCGAAACTCACAGGACAAAAACTTCCAGAAGAAGTAGAAAAAAGATTCTTCTCTAAGTAG
- a CDS encoding LEPBI_I2431 family sigma-54 regulated protein, which yields MLNTRRTDRIESLDWDDLVLKLFSINENPEFLIARIGNISELGVSGNLDQEVRLDDRDFVTGVIESDLTRSRISFKGKIAWIKETDQGRHFGIKFLEELILPNFIIARSIAESAA from the coding sequence ATGTTGAACACAAGAAGAACGGATCGCATTGAATCATTGGATTGGGACGATTTAGTTTTGAAACTTTTTTCAATCAATGAAAACCCCGAGTTCCTGATCGCAAGAATTGGTAATATTTCGGAACTGGGTGTGAGTGGGAATCTAGACCAAGAAGTCCGTCTCGATGACCGTGATTTTGTTACCGGAGTCATCGAAAGTGATTTAACTCGGTCAAGAATTTCCTTCAAAGGCAAAATTGCATGGATCAAAGAAACTGACCAAGGCAGGCATTTCGGGATCAAGTTTTTGGAAGAATTGATTTTACCAAATTTTATCATCGCAAGATCCATTGCAGAATCGGCAGCCTAG